The window CTAAAAACTGTATGGCTATTGCACACCACATTGCACACAGTACACGTTCTGACCGCACTAGCTGTTGCTCCTCCAGATATgacctttttcttctttgtctCCAAGTCTTCTTTTGGAACCTGCGGCTGGTAAGCCCTTGATGACTCTGCTCCTGGGTTTTTCGTTGGCCCAATTATGGCATTTGTTGCAGCTGATGGAGCATTGGAGGTCGAGGCACTCCCATCATTCTTGGACTTTCCCAGTTgctccaagtttttcttatgtTTCTTTCCAACTAGGTGTGCGACGTAGACATCGTTGCTGTTACAATTGATTTTGCAAACTTCACACCATGCAGATTGAACAAGCTTGGCTTTATTTGGGTCTTTCTTCCATATTCCATTGAACTGAGATCGAACTGCAGCGATAAATGACCCGCCATCTAGAGCCATTAAGCTAGCCTACACAGTATATGGAAATAGAACTAGTAagtaatataaaaattatatgaCGCATAGAAGTGGACTTCTACTGCAAATCTATCAAAACGCTTTAATTTCATATACCTAAAGACCCCTATACTAGGTGCACAAAAACAAACCAAATGTTGCAAACGCATTCCACCATTTAAAAGATTTATCGGTTGCTAGAAGGGACGGGAGAATCTTAAAAGGAAAGCTATTGAAAAACTGTTTTATTCACCTGAGCCTTGTGCCTTTTTCCATATAGATGCTTATTATAAACTTCTTCACTATTGCAAGTAATGTTGCATATGGTGCAAACCCTCACAGAATCAACTGTTGAACCGCCCCGCAAAATCTTACGCCTCTTTGTTTCCAATTCTGCACCAGCAGTCACACCGGGATTATGTTGCATTGCGACTTTCTTCTGGTGTTTCTTTCCCGCTATGTGTGCCTCATAAATTGGTTTGCTAGTACAATAGATATCACAGACATCACACCGCAGGGACTGGACAACCACAGTTGGTTGTGGAGTGTTCATTGTAGCAGTATTTGCCAAAGGTTGATTTGTCCAACTGCTATTCCACGAACAATTCGAGGCCGATGAGGGCACAGTCATACTCTCATTCAAAGATTTGATAGACTGCAAACCACCAACAACGACTTTCAAAAATCGAAATCAAAACAATGCAAACAAATGGGAAAAATTACAAGTCTAAATTCGACATAAAATTAGTACGAAAAAATCGAATTGAACTCTTAAGCGATGAAAGCTCAATACAGGTAAACACAAAACCAAGTAGTGCCTTTCAGTAACAAGAAACCGAATCGAAATTTCCACATAATCCAAAAGTACCAAAACTCAAGGTCGAACCTTCAAATTCCATTCCAAAACAGATTACGATCACAAATCCAAGTTCCTATCAAACACCTACGATTACAACTACATTACAACAAAATCaagaaaacccaaatttaaaatgCACCAAAAACCCGAACTTGAATTGAAGAGAAGAACTTACAGCTTCATATCGAACAGGTTCAGCTTGCTTGCCAACCCAGTTCTGCGGACGGACATTTGGGTCTTCACCAAAAGGCGTCTGACCTTGGAATCCGACACGGGTCCACGGGAACAAGCCCGAATTGTCATACGGGTCGGTGC is drawn from Malus domestica chromosome 14, GDT2T_hap1 and contains these coding sequences:
- the LOC103455396 gene encoding uncharacterized protein, which gives rise to MIIPPDSTFPSGSQSPIFIPPQYSNNFTYQIPYPFNPTNPIWSFPQPVVPSAVAAADPACHPPGTDPYDNSGLFPWTRVGFQGQTPFGEDPNVRPQNWVGKQAEPVRYEASIKSLNESMTVPSSASNCSWNSSWTNQPLANTATMNTPQPTVVVQSLRCDVCDIYCTSKPIYEAHIAGKKHQKKVAMQHNPGVTAGAELETKRRKILRGGSTVDSVRVCTICNITCNSEEVYNKHLYGKRHKAQASLMALDGGSFIAAVRSQFNGIWKKDPNKAKLVQSAWCEVCKINCNSNDVYVAHLVGKKHKKNLEQLGKSKNDGSASTSNAPSAATNAIIGPTKNPGAESSRAYQPQVPKEDLETKKKKVISGGATASAVRTCTVCNVVCNSHTVFSSHLAGQKHAAMVKKQAEAEVATRGPITAS